The Vibrio agarivorans genome contains the following window.
GCAAGCCTTTCATGTTTTCTTTTCCTCAAGTTTCTAATCAATAACTTATAGTTCTGGTTCATGTTCAGTCCTTTAGATAAAGGTAAAGTACTTCTGTCATAATCTCAGTATCATCATTGAAAGTCTCTGCAGGGAGGTCACTTTTAAGCTTTGATATCTGCTTTTCAAAACCATCCTTCAACGTACTGTGTTTTTCTGGATCGATAGAATCAATACAATCCTCAATCATCTTCATCCTATTTAGTTCGAACGCACTTAGCATACCTGTTCTCTGGATTAACAGCTTTTCTATCCTTCTACGATATCCCTTAAAAGTTGAGAAACTCCAACACAGCTCATCTCTCAAGCTGCTCAAGTCATCGATCATACGGTCAGTAGAAGAATGTTTCGTGTTCACCGCTATTACGTCTTTAACAGTATATGAAGTTAGTGATTTCTCATCGACCAACCTCTCCCAGTCTGGAAAGTCATATTTCACTATCCCTTTCCTGTGGATCTCATCGATAATAGCTCTATAAATGGATACTGCATTACAAAAACCATTAGGAAACAGCGAGTCGACGAGATCAGCAAATTTAGTGATTACGTACTCTCGTTGATTAGCTATTTGTATTGTTGGAATAATGAACTTGAGGTTGCTAGGGATTTGACTTGAACCCAACTCCAAATCGAGCTTGTCAGCCAGCTCTCTTGTACAAGTTTCTGATAAGTCACCAACGGAAATTATATCGAGCTTTAACTCATTGTTTTCTTGATCCAAATTGAAGCCGTTAGAAGCAACCAAACCGATTTCGGTTATTCTGCTTTCATATTGTGTACCAACACAAGAGCTAAGCAACTTTCCTAGGACCGAATTTTTCTTACTACTTTTTCCGGACTCTTGCTTCGTCAGACTATTTAGCGTGTACTGGGCCCCTGTCTTATTTTTTACTTGGTAAAAATCAAAGTTGGCACGTCTACCATCTAAAGAGTCAGCAATGACTACATCTTCGTGGTACTCAATTAACAACGCATAGTCTTCTTGCTTTTGATGTTTTTGAATAATCTTGCATAAAGCCCAGTGAAACTGAAATTCGTATTTCGCAAAGGTCTCAGCTCCTGAGGTTTCCCTTTGTGGCTCATTTAAAATGTTATCAACCATGTACCCCAACCATTACACAGGTAACTCAACCCTTATTTTGCAGTATATGCTACCACAGGCACAGGTGGTGTAATCTTTGGCCATATGATTAATTTGAGTTTAGTCAGATATTTATCTTGTGATATGAAATGCTCTATCGTCAGATCAAGTCAAAGGTTCTGATACATGCTTGATAGAAATTAACTTTCGCCAAAATAACTCACGGCCACTGATGCTCTAATTTTTAGCTGAAAACTGGAGGGCTGGCATAAGGAACATTAAGTTTTGTACAGTAAGACATAAAAGTCTAATCATTGAGTTTTCATTGCTGACTTGTTGAACCTACGCCATGTAGAAATCGACACGTTAGCCAGCTTGCACGCTTGTATTTGAGATAGTTTGTTTTCATCTATCAGCTTGTTGGCTCTCAAGCACTTATCAACTGTTTCTTGAGTTTGTTGCTTCCCTCTGAACTTGTCCTTGTTCTGTGCAATACCCTCAGCTTGACGACGACGACGGTCTTCATAGTCCTTTGATGCCATTGCAGCAAGGATATCAAGCATCATGCTATTGATGCCCTTCAATACGGCCTTCATAACGTCGTTGGTAAGCTCATCTGATACTGGTGACAACACCTGATAACTGGTTGGTAGGTCGATGGCGACTACTTGAACACCGTGAGATTTGAGCTTGTCCTTTAGCTTCTCCCAATCCTCGGTTGTCATGCGAGTGAGGCGATCTACCTGCTCTACCAATATCACATCACCATCCTCAGACTCATCAATGAGCTTGTTTAACTCTGGGCGGTCATATTTGCGACCACTTTCGTTTTCTACATAGAACTGGTAGATAACCTGATTATGTGAATGAGCAAAATCTGTAACGTACTGTTTGGCGCGTTCAGCGTTTTGTTCATCTGTAGATGCTCGTAGGTAAGCTCTTAGCTTCATTGAACACTCCATGGTTCTTTTAGATACTTATAAGAAGTATAGTTCTTTAAGGTTATGAAACCAGCCATAAGAACTAGGATGGTTCATAGTTATTTTGAATAGACTTATATGACACACAACCACCAGCAAAGATCACAACAACTAACGCCTGCCCAAAAACATACCCGCACCAAATACGCGGATGCTCAGGGGGGTAGTGTTCCAAACCTTATTGAAACTTGCTTACTTTGTGTGCTGGTGGAGTGGCCTCTTGATAAAATTGCGCAGTAGACAAAAGTCCATCATTCAAAGTGCGCACTGTGTTGATCTTTTGTGCTGAAAGATGCCTCAAAGATTGTGTTCTCACTGCGCAATTAAAGCGTGCACAAAAGAGACTCACTCCGTTACCTTTCGTTAACGCAACGGTAACACTGGTGAGTCGATTGATCTTTTTTCACCGAATCGATTTTGGCTATAAATTGCTGGTTAGTTGTTATAACTTACGAGCTAACTGACTAGCACCATATCTTCTCATCACAGCACTTTTCGGTGCTTTGGTATCTTTCTTCGCTAGGTAGCCTATCCTATGGACAGCTGCAACTTGACTCTCCTGATCGGAACGACCAGCAACAAAATACGCGTTCCCTTCAGGGAAAGTAACGTGATGTCCCCCAAGAGACTTCCAGATCTTGGTCGCAGCCTTAATCGTATACCTTGAATTATTTGCCTTACTCTCGTTAAGCATGACTGCCACGTGATAGTGCGGGAACTCAGCTGTCACTGTCTGCTCTCTAGCCCACACATATCCGACATCACATTCATAATGTATTTTTAGCTCTCTGACCAACCTAGCGAGAAACTCAGACAGAAACTGGTTTGACTTGGGGTTGATTTTTAGCTGAAGATCGAATCTAATCACCAGCACTTCAGAATATCTATCCAGCATCGCTAGAAGTTGGTCAATGATTCTCTCTAGGTTCTTCTTTATCACACCTTCTGGATATTTAGAGTACCGCCAAACACTCCCAGCATATCGAATCAACTTCACGGGAACCCTAGCCCCTGAGCGGGGTATATTATTAATTACCTGCTTAACCATTACGATTTAGATGCCCCGGAGCCTATACAGTATAAGGGCTTGCTCAATTTTCTAATCCTTTCACGCTTATACAATTACCTACTGGGTTAGTAACCGTGTTCTATGATGTTTCAGGTTGAAGCAAAAGAAAGGGGCAGTTGCCTGCCCCATCTTTAAGTCCAAGAAAAAACGTTCGTTTAAAAAACTACCTTTAACCAGTCAGGTAGCTCCGCCACCAGCCAAACGTGCTTACCAAAGTCATCGCCATATGGCTCTGGAAACTGTTTTTTGGCAATCCACTTCCTTATGGTGCTGGCTGTAACGCCAATGGCATGGGTAAGGTCACTTAGATAAACATAAGCATCTATGGTGCTCTCAAACCCAACAGCATGAGCTCGACAGGGGTCAAACACGGATATCACTCCATTCTTGCCCACTTGCTCTGCATTCCATCCAGTCAGTGACGTCGGAGAGCAAATACCCAATTAAGCGCTCACTAATCTTGACTCTTTTTGGAAACGTCCCTGCCTTTTCCATCCGCCATACGGTTGTCCGAGAGATGCCAGTCATAGCAGCACGCTCTTTTTCTCTGATGTATCGGTTGTTAATAAACTTTGATTTGTTTTCCATGAAACGGCTCCAAATGTCTAATTCAGTAAAATTTTTCGTTTGGAGTGAGAGAGAAGGAAATCCTATTTGGTGGTTTAGTATGTTTCAAATGGTTTTGGGCGTGGATGTTTGGCAGCGTGATCTTACTTACAGATTTATCAGTAGCAGATCAGGGGCAGTTCCCAAACCGTTGGTTTTTTGGAACCATGCTGTAACTTAAACTCTACGTGCGGACAGCAACACCACAACATAAAACCAATTAAGGTGACGCTAACGCAGCCTTCTTTGATGACAGAGGAACTACGTTTACCATAGCCAACTCATCTAGCTTACTCCCCCAGCTCTGCATTACTGACAATTGTTCATCGAAGTAATCATGGTGGTTGTACACTCGCAGCATAGCTGGAAGCTGGTGGCCTACGGCTTTTTCTATTGCAACAATACTGAGCCCCATTTCACTACATCGACTAATAAAAGTACGACGCAAGTCATGTGGAGAAAACCGCTCAAGATCTTCTGGAAGATTGCGTTTGATGAGTGAGCGAATAGCCGCAGGCTCTTGAGTTTTATCTGAACTCATTTGAGGCCAAACCAACTTCCGCTTGTTTGGGATACTTTTACGCTGCTCACGCAGTAACTCGATGAGATAATCACTTAACGGTACTTTACGACTATCAGGGCTTTTAGTGTGGCGCTCTTCGGAGCTAGCAGGAAGTAACCAAACTCTGTTATCTAGATCTAACTCGCTCCAACGCATCTCAAGTACAGCACTGATACGCTGCCCACACCCCAACAAGAAACGAACCAAGCGAATATTAGAAGGGTCTGTTCGCCAGTCGTCCAAGCTAGCTAACAGTAGCTTAAGCTCAGGAAAAGTGAGGTTTCGTTTTGTAACTTTGGAGCCACCACCAACATCTTTTGCTTTTTGTTTTGGTGCGGGGTGAGAATCAAGCATATTCATCGCCATAGCATGGTTGATAACTTGATTAATGATCTTATGGCATACACCTATAGCCCCAGCCATACGGTTCCCATCCTTGTCCACCTTGGCATCGAAGACTTTATTAAGATCGATAATGCTCAATTCAGCTAGCTTAACGCCACCAATAAACGGTTTGATATCACGTAAGTAGATTGTTCTCGACTGATCGCCACGTAGTTGTTTAGACAAGCGGTTAGAGTCAAAGCTATTAAATGCATCATCAAATGTCTTGGCTTCTTCTTGCGCTCGTTTCTCCCGCGCAAGTTCATCCTTAGGATTCTTGTTGTTCTCAAGCCAACTGCGATACCGACCAGCCTCTTTTCTTGCCTGCTCTAGCGTCATCCCCCTTTCAGGGTTTGTTCTAATGTATCGCCCCATTGAGATTTTTTGGTGCTTCTTTCCTATCTGAAACCGAAATATCCAAGTCATTGTGCCAGTAGGACGCACCCTGATATTAAGTCCTTCGATTTTTCTATCGGCAATTACGAACTCTTTATCTTGGGGTTTAAGTGCTTGTAAGGTGGCGTTACTACTAATTCGCTTTGTCATAATAACCAATCATCTCAGGTGCTGGGTACAGCATTGGGTACGGGAAAAGATGGGTTATTATTGCATTTATTGAAACATCGCGAAACAAGCACCACAAACACAATTCAGTATAATCATTGACTTACATTGAGATACTGAACAACAATGAACGTCATTGAACAAGCTACTCCATACACCCACCACATGGAAGCGGGTGTGATGCTAGAGCGTAAGTAAATACTTAGCCTAACCTAAAACAATAAACCCTCGCTTGGCGAGGGTTTATTGTATGAGCTATAGGTCGTTCGATTCGGCTTTTTTCATGGCCCCAATGTAACCGAGCTTTCTTCCTAGCCAGAACAGTAACCCCATTAAGATCATAATTGAGAAAAAGTTCGAGCCAGCTTCAGGGTACTGTGCCTTTACAAAAGCTGAGTGGCCAAAACCACCAACAAGAAAACATGCCAAACCTACCAAAGGCATATCCTCAGATACTGGGTTAACTAAGTAATCTTGGTATAACGCTTGAACTGCTAACGCCATCGCAATCCAAGGAAATATTGAAAATGGTACTGAGGTAATGGTCATCCAAGAGAGGATAGCATCGCCACACATACCGGCAATCAGAGCTAAAATTAACGGTTTTTTCTCTGATCGTTGTTGAGCTGGTGTTGTATTTTCCATTATTTATAATCACCTTTATTTCTGTTTCGTTCACGTTCTTTACGATACCAGTGAGCACCTTTTGCAATCATCCTTAACTGAAGAATTAATCGCTCGGCCTGCTCATCTCGCTCCGTTTTGTTCAAGTCTAGTGCCTCAGCGCCAGAACTAAAAACCAAAGTCACTGAGGCTTCCGCCTGAACAAATGCTTCTTCACGTGTCATACCTGAACCGATCAAGTATTCAGTTAACTCTGCCACAAAATGCTGAATTTCTCGCGCTACTGCCGCACGAAATTCGAAAGATGTGCCAGAGCGCTCGCGTAATAGTAGACGAAAGACGTTTGGACTCGACTCGATGAACTCCATAAAGGTCTCTACCGAGGTCCGAATCACACTGCCCTCTTTGACAATACGCTGACGAGCTTGGCGCATCAGTTGACGCAGCAACAGGCCGCCTTCATCAACCATCGTCAAACCTAGCTCATCCATATCTTTGAAGTGACGGTAAAATGAGGTCGGGGCAATACCGGCTTCTCGAGCGACTTCTCGTAAACTCAAGTTGGAAAAGCTACGCTCGGTACTCAGCTGGCTGAATGCAGCATCAATTAATGAACGGCGCGTTTTTTCTTTTTGCTGGGCACGAATCCCGTTAGGTTTCATAACTCTACATACCTTGTAATCACTATCGACCACACTATACATGGTTCTCTAGCATTGCTTAAGCACTGCTCTTCGGGTTTCTGCGTGATCGCCTGCACTCTATCAATGCGAATCACTGTACCCAAAGGACAATTGCGTTAATATTGCGCTATCAAAATGTTAACCACGCTAGCAAGGAAAGAGTATGGCACAGAGTAACCACTTTGATGTAATCGTTATAGGTAGTGGCCCTGGCGGAGAAGGGGCAGCAATGGGATTAACCAAAGCTGGATTGAATGTTGCTGTCATTGAGAAAGAGAGTAGCGTCGGTGGCGGGTGTACACACTGGGGAACGATTCCATCAAAAGCCCTTAGGCATGCGGTTAGTCGTATCATTGAGTTCAACAGTAACCCTCTTTTTTGTCACAATAACTCTAGCTTGCACAGCACCTTCTCCAATATTCTCGGCCATGCTAAATCTGTCGTCGATAAGCAAACACGCTTAAGGCAAGGGTTTTATGACCGCAACCACTGCACGCTGATTTTTGGCACTGCGCGCTTCAATAGTACTCATACTGTAGAAGTCACCAAGCAAGATGGTAGTGTTGAAGAGTACAGCGCCGATCGTTTTGTTATCGCGACAGGCTCCCGCCCTTATCAGCCCAATGATGTTGATTTTAACCACCCGCGAATCTACGACAGTGACTCCATTTTGCGCCTTAAGCATGACCCTCGACACATCATCATTTATGGTGCCGGAGTGATCGGCTGTGAATATGCCTCTATCTTCCGTGGTCTTGGGGTTAAGACTGACCTTATCAACACTCGAGATCGTCTACTCGCCTTCTTAGACAACGAAACCTCTGATGCCCTTTCCTATCACTTTTGGAACAGTGGCGTCATTATTCGTAACGATGAGACCTATGAAAAGGTTGAAGGCACTGACGATGGTGTGATTGTGCATCTTAAATCCGGTAAGAAAATGAAGGCTGACTGTATTCTTTATGCCAACGGGCGAACCGGCAACACTGATAAACTTAACCTTGAAGTGGTGGGGCTAACCCCTGACTCGCGAGGGCAAGTGGCAGTCAATGGCAATTATCAAACTGAGGTGGGCCATGTATATTCAGTGGGTGATGTCATTGGTTACCCAAGCCTTGCAAGTGCAGCGTACGATCAAGGTCGTTTTGTCGCTCAGGCGATTACGACAGGTGAGGCTCAGGGATATTTGATCGAAGATATCCCCACGGGTATTTATACCATCCCAGAGATCAGCTCTGTGGGTAAAACAGAGCAAGAGCTCACCGCAGCAAAAGTGCCTTACGAAGTAGGAAGAAGCTCGTTTAAACACCTCGCACGCGCACAAATTGCAGGTAAAGATATTGGTAGTTTAAAGATTCTCTTTCATCGAGAGACGAAAGAAATCCTCGGGATACATTGCTTTGGAGAACGTGCCGCCGAGATCATTCACATCGGCCAAGCCATCATGGAACAAAAGGGCGAAGCGAATACCATTGAATATTTTGTGAATACGACGTTCAACTATCCCACGATGGCTGAAGCGTATCGCGTTGCCGCTCTCAATGGTCTGAACCGTCTATTTTAAGCATCTGGTTTGTAATAAAGTGGGGAGCCTCTCGCTCCCCATTTTTCACTCTATTATGTTAAGAACTGACCTCGACGCCACTGTCTAGTAAACAGTACAGCTAAGCCTATGCCTCGCATTCCCATGAAAAGACTCATGGCTAGCCACAGGGCATGATTACCAAGATCTGACACCAACCAAAAGGTAAGGAAAAAGCTACTCGTTGCGACAAACATACTGTTTCGCATGTCTTTACCCTTGGTTGCACCAATAAATAGCCCATCAAGCAAAAATGCCCATAAAGAGACCAACGGCATAGCGACCAACCAAGGCAAATATTGATAAGCGACACTTCTAACCTGTTCAATATTCGTGATCAGGCCAATAAGCGACTCACCGAATAACAAGAACACTGCACTAAGAACCGAACAAATTAGAGTCCCCCAAAAGAATGTCCCTATGATAGATTCTTTCAGCTCATCGCGACTCTTGCCTCCTATGGCCTTGCCGACCATGGCCTCCATCGCGTAAGCAAAACCATCCATACCATAAGAGATGATCATCAAAAAACTCATCAACACCGCGTTGGCCGCAACTACATTGTCTCCGTAGCTCGCTCCCTGAAACGTCATGAAGCTCAAGGTGACTTGCAAACACAGTGAACGCAGAAAAATATCTCGGTTTAGACGCACAAAGCGTCCAATGTTGTTCGCCATATCTCTGAACAGTAGCTTGGGATTTGGCAAGTTTTGCGCAAGCCAAATCCGAAAGACGCACCACAGACCGAAGCTCATTCCTGAATAATCGGCGATAACCGACGCTAGGGCTGCCCCTTCAACTTTCCAGCCCAACCCGAGAACGAAAATAACGTCCAATACAATGTTCATCACGTTAGTAATGATCACCATCCACATCGGTGCTTTCGCATCTTGATTTCCAAGCAGCCATCCGAGCAGAACAAAATTCATCAGTGCTGCGGGGGCACTCCATGCACGAATCGTAAAATACTGCTCCCCGTAGAACTTCACATCATCACTGGCATCGCTAAGGGCAAAAACTTGTTGCGCGACCACTTGATGAAATAGAAGAAAGATAAGTGCAAAGAGCAATGCCATGGCACTACCTTGGACAAAGGTAAGGCCCAAGGCGTGTTTGTCTTTGGCTCCTGCCGCTTGAGCCGTCAGCCCAGTGGTGGACATACGAAGAAAACCAAGTAGCCAGAAGGTCACGCTTATCATGGTACTACCGAGGGCTACGCCACCCAGATACCAAGCATGTTCAAGATGCCCAATAACGGCTGCGTCCACTAAACCGAGCAAAGGGACCGTAATATTTGACAGAACCATAGGCAACGCTAGGGCAAGGATTCTGCTATGGAGAGAGCATTTGAAGAGAAGAGAGGCGTTCACAGTTACACTCAGTTTAGCTAAAACACTGAGTGTAACTGCTTGAATTAGAAATCCAACAGGCTTGTAATGTTTGCGTGCTTACATCCAGTCGGTGTTGCGGATGATGCCCACTGCTAGCCCTTCGATTTCTAGGCTTTGGTAGCTTGGGTCTACAACAATAGGGTCGAACTCTTCGTTCTCAGCATGAAGCAGTACACGATCACCCTGTTTTTCTAGGCGTTTAACCGTTACGTCTTCATCAACTCGAGCGACGACCACCTGGCCATTTCGCACATCTGTGGTTTTATGTACAGCAAGTAAGTCGCCATCCATAATTCCGATGTCTTTCATACTCTCGCCGTGAACTCTTAACAGAAAATCAGCCTGTGGCTTAAACATACCTGGGTCGACTTGGTAGTGTGTTTCAACATGCTCTTGCGCCAAGATGGGCTCGCCTGCCGCAACCTGACCAATCAATGGCAAACCTTCTTCTTCATTTGCGACTTCTAGCAAAATTCGAATGCCACGAGAGGCCCCTGGGATAATTTCAATGGCTTCTTTACGAGCCAGTGCTTTCAGGTGTTCTTCTGCAGCATTTGCAGAGCGGAAACCTAGCTCACGGGCGATTTCTGCACGCGTCGGCGGCATTCCCGTTTCGTCAATTTTACTTCTGATTAGGTCAAAAACTTGTTGTTGTCGCGGCGTTAAAGGCTTCATGTTAGCTACCTGTCTTTTTATACAGTTAACTGTCAGTATATCCAGTAAAAAATCAAATGGAAAGGTGTGTTTAGAAATTAATCACCCTAGTATTGGTACAGGAATCAAATTAATGACAACAAATTGCAACAAATCGGACAAATTCTAGTCAATGTGGTTGATTTACCATTCAAAGGTTAGACCAGTTTCTGATATTCTTGCTGGCCACGAATTCGGCTAACGTATTTCAAAAATTTGTCCATACTTACTGGCAGTAAGCCCAAACCATTCTTAGGTGTTTTTTGCCTTTGATACTCAGGCATTCACACTGGTTTAGCGACTGAGAGCCAAACGCTCGATAGAAGTACGTCGATTACAATCAATTGAGGCGATAGCACGATATGTCTTCAGGACAATCCATGTTCCAAGCAGCTTTAAAGCTGCCACTTTCGGTTTTGGTCAAAGGAACTACCATTCCATCTAATCCAATCGAAGATTTAGAGATCGATCTCTCTAAACCGATTGTTTACGCACTGCCATTCCGCTCGGATGTCGACCTAATTACACTACGTTCTCAGGCTTTGCACTGGGGACTCCCTGATCCATTTGAGCCAGTAGAAATCAACGGCCAACAGTTCTCACGTTACGTCTTTACGTCAACGCGTCCAACTGTCATGACCAATGACTATGACGCACCGGCAGAGTCTAAAGCGCTATTCTCGCAACTCCTTGCTTTACATGGTCAAGATCAGGAGTTAGATGTTCAGCTGATCCCTGTCTCTGTTATGTGGGGACGCAAGCCTGGAAAAGAGGATAAAGTTAAGCCACACCTTGAAGCGCTCAACGGCCCACAAAAGTCACTCGCCGTTCTTTTCTCTGGTCGAGACTGTATGGTGCGCATGAGCCCAGTGGTATCTCTGCGCTACATGGCAGACAAGCACGGCACTGAGCCTGTGATTGCTCAAAAGCTTTCACGTGTGGCACGCATCCACTTTTCTCGTCAGAAGCTCGCCGCTTCAGGTCCAAAGTTACCAAGCCGACAAGTTCTCGTTGATCGCTTGATACAATCGCCAACGATTCAAAAAGCGATTGAAGAAGAGATGACCTCGAAAGGCATCACCAAAGAAAAGGCGCAGAAAGAAGCAGAAAGCATTATTGATGAAATTGCAGCCGACTTTTCTTATGGCCTGATCAAGAACGGGGAAAAAGTATTAGGCTGGTTGTGGAACCGTCTCTATCAAGGGATCAACATCAACAATGCATCAACTGTGCGCAAGCTTGCTCAAGATGGTCATGAGATTGTGTATGTGCCTTGCCACCGCAGCCATATGGACTACCTACTACTCTCTTACGTTCTCTACAAAGAAGGTATGGTACCGCCGCATATCGCAGCAGGCATTAACCTAAACTTCTTCCCTGCTGGACAAATTTTCCGCCGTGGCGGTGCGTTCTTCATACGCCGCAGCTTCAAAGGCAATAAGTTGTACTCCACCATCTTCCGTGAATACCTCTCAGAGCTATTTGCCAAAGGTTACTCTGTTGAGTATTTCAGTGAAGGTGGTCGCTCGCGTACTGGTCGCTTGCTGCAAGCAAAAACGGGTATGTTGGCAA
Protein-coding sequences here:
- a CDS encoding helix-turn-helix transcriptional regulator, which translates into the protein MENKSKFINNRYIREKERAAMTGISRTTVWRMEKAGTFPKRVKISERLIGYLLSDVTDWMECRASGQEWSDIRV
- the fabR gene encoding HTH-type transcriptional repressor FabR — translated: MKPNGIRAQQKEKTRRSLIDAAFSQLSTERSFSNLSLREVAREAGIAPTSFYRHFKDMDELGLTMVDEGGLLLRQLMRQARQRIVKEGSVIRTSVETFMEFIESSPNVFRLLLRERSGTSFEFRAAVAREIQHFVAELTEYLIGSGMTREEAFVQAEASVTLVFSSGAEALDLNKTERDEQAERLILQLRMIAKGAHWYRKERERNRNKGDYK
- a CDS encoding recombinase family protein; the encoded protein is MKLRAYLRASTDEQNAERAKQYVTDFAHSHNQVIYQFYVENESGRKYDRPELNKLIDESEDGDVILVEQVDRLTRMTTEDWEKLKDKLKSHGVQVVAIDLPTSYQVLSPVSDELTNDVMKAVLKGINSMMLDILAAMASKDYEDRRRRQAEGIAQNKDKFRGKQQTQETVDKCLRANKLIDENKLSQIQACKLANVSISTWRRFNKSAMKTQ
- the sthA gene encoding Si-specific NAD(P)(+) transhydrogenase, with translation MAQSNHFDVIVIGSGPGGEGAAMGLTKAGLNVAVIEKESSVGGGCTHWGTIPSKALRHAVSRIIEFNSNPLFCHNNSSLHSTFSNILGHAKSVVDKQTRLRQGFYDRNHCTLIFGTARFNSTHTVEVTKQDGSVEEYSADRFVIATGSRPYQPNDVDFNHPRIYDSDSILRLKHDPRHIIIYGAGVIGCEYASIFRGLGVKTDLINTRDRLLAFLDNETSDALSYHFWNSGVIIRNDETYEKVEGTDDGVIVHLKSGKKMKADCILYANGRTGNTDKLNLEVVGLTPDSRGQVAVNGNYQTEVGHVYSVGDVIGYPSLASAAYDQGRFVAQAITTGEAQGYLIEDIPTGIYTIPEISSVGKTEQELTAAKVPYEVGRSSFKHLARAQIAGKDIGSLKILFHRETKEILGIHCFGERAAEIIHIGQAIMEQKGEANTIEYFVNTTFNYPTMAEAYRVAALNGLNRLF
- a CDS encoding YijD family membrane protein; protein product: MENTTPAQQRSEKKPLILALIAGMCGDAILSWMTITSVPFSIFPWIAMALAVQALYQDYLVNPVSEDMPLVGLACFLVGGFGHSAFVKAQYPEAGSNFFSIMILMGLLFWLGRKLGYIGAMKKAESNDL
- a CDS encoding tyrosine-type recombinase/integrase, producing the protein MTKRISSNATLQALKPQDKEFVIADRKIEGLNIRVRPTGTMTWIFRFQIGKKHQKISMGRYIRTNPERGMTLEQARKEAGRYRSWLENNKNPKDELAREKRAQEEAKTFDDAFNSFDSNRLSKQLRGDQSRTIYLRDIKPFIGGVKLAELSIIDLNKVFDAKVDKDGNRMAGAIGVCHKIINQVINHAMAMNMLDSHPAPKQKAKDVGGGSKVTKRNLTFPELKLLLASLDDWRTDPSNIRLVRFLLGCGQRISAVLEMRWSELDLDNRVWLLPASSEERHTKSPDSRKVPLSDYLIELLREQRKSIPNKRKLVWPQMSSDKTQEPAAIRSLIKRNLPEDLERFSPHDLRRTFISRCSEMGLSIVAIEKAVGHQLPAMLRVYNHHDYFDEQLSVMQSWGSKLDELAMVNVVPLSSKKAALASP
- a CDS encoding DUF4297 domain-containing protein, producing the protein MVDNILNEPQRETSGAETFAKYEFQFHWALCKIIQKHQKQEDYALLIEYHEDVVIADSLDGRRANFDFYQVKNKTGAQYTLNSLTKQESGKSSKKNSVLGKLLSSCVGTQYESRITEIGLVASNGFNLDQENNELKLDIISVGDLSETCTRELADKLDLELGSSQIPSNLKFIIPTIQIANQREYVITKFADLVDSLFPNGFCNAVSIYRAIIDEIHRKGIVKYDFPDWERLVDEKSLTSYTVKDVIAVNTKHSSTDRMIDDLSSLRDELCWSFSTFKGYRRRIEKLLIQRTGMLSAFELNRMKMIEDCIDSIDPEKHSTLKDGFEKQISKLKSDLPAETFNDDTEIMTEVLYLYLKD
- the dinF gene encoding MATE family efflux transporter DinF; the encoded protein is MVLSNITVPLLGLVDAAVIGHLEHAWYLGGVALGSTMISVTFWLLGFLRMSTTGLTAQAAGAKDKHALGLTFVQGSAMALLFALIFLLFHQVVAQQVFALSDASDDVKFYGEQYFTIRAWSAPAALMNFVLLGWLLGNQDAKAPMWMVIITNVMNIVLDVIFVLGLGWKVEGAALASVIADYSGMSFGLWCVFRIWLAQNLPNPKLLFRDMANNIGRFVRLNRDIFLRSLCLQVTLSFMTFQGASYGDNVVAANAVLMSFLMIISYGMDGFAYAMEAMVGKAIGGKSRDELKESIIGTFFWGTLICSVLSAVFLLFGESLIGLITNIEQVRSVAYQYLPWLVAMPLVSLWAFLLDGLFIGATKGKDMRNSMFVATSSFFLTFWLVSDLGNHALWLAMSLFMGMRGIGLAVLFTRQWRRGQFLT
- a CDS encoding YagK/YfjJ domain-containing protein, producing the protein MKLIRYAGSVWRYSKYPEGVIKKNLERIIDQLLAMLDRYSEVLVIRFDLQLKINPKSNQFLSEFLARLVRELKIHYECDVGYVWAREQTVTAEFPHYHVAVMLNESKANNSRYTIKAATKIWKSLGGHHVTFPEGNAYFVAGRSDQESQVAAVHRIGYLAKKDTKAPKSAVMRRYGASQLARKL
- a CDS encoding helix-turn-helix transcriptional regulator translates to MGICSPTSLTGWNAEQVGKNGVISVFDPCRAHAVGFESTIDAYVYLSDLTHAIGVTASTIRKWIAKKQFPEPYGDDFGKHVWLVAELPDWLKVVF
- the lexA gene encoding transcriptional repressor LexA is translated as MKPLTPRQQQVFDLIRSKIDETGMPPTRAEIARELGFRSANAAEEHLKALARKEAIEIIPGASRGIRILLEVANEEEGLPLIGQVAAGEPILAQEHVETHYQVDPGMFKPQADFLLRVHGESMKDIGIMDGDLLAVHKTTDVRNGQVVVARVDEDVTVKRLEKQGDRVLLHAENEEFDPIVVDPSYQSLEIEGLAVGIIRNTDWM